Proteins found in one Funiculus sociatus GB2-C1 genomic segment:
- a CDS encoding DUF6745 domain-containing protein — MHHDSKKWQVVQQLIQNCGFLFLYEKVCIVCDRPCKLSFDEENLLHAEGEPALQFVDGYSIYANHGRCLFEIPLEN; from the coding sequence TTGCATCATGACAGCAAGAAATGGCAAGTTGTTCAACAGCTAATTCAAAATTGTGGTTTTTTGTTTCTATACGAAAAAGTTTGTATTGTCTGCGATCGCCCTTGCAAACTATCTTTTGATGAAGAAAATTTACTTCATGCCGAAGGAGAGCCAGCCCTTCAATTTGTAGATGGTTACAGTATTTATGCTAATCACGGTAGATGTCTTTTCGAGATACCCCTCGAAAACTAA
- a CDS encoding ABC transporter substrate-binding protein codes for MIRIAIGTQDQTINTVTGGAVIREEKLLEKYLPKTGKYQNVEYKIEWSSATSAPPITNKMLANQIDIGSMADFPATINLTTFQKKGNGVKTVLISSLAYSPNGAGNAVVVPTDTPYKKLADLKGKTISVPFGTSAHGMLLRALKNEGIDAQKEVTLVSQSPEVGGTSLRSRQIDAHADFVPYGELFPFRGFARKIYDGAQTETPTFHGVVVRSDFAKENPEIVVAYLRAMLEANQHFREQPEALSAKLEKWTGIEKEIFYMFLGPSGIQKLDPRIQPYQITALKNSVTTLKQIGKLDASVNPDDVASWTDDSYLKQALKESNISEQDVAKSADNLVRGNDALTQESIQDPKLAAQIWVEGEDKVLSFASIKNMLTKLQQLKSEGKTAAVAFVHDRDKGWKLFAQNSFYVRNGDQVSAFLLEKDAQAFASKAGVKVTSFQELQQLYAKNTQSKDLAVAR; via the coding sequence GTGATTCGTATTGCAATCGGTACTCAAGATCAAACTATTAACACCGTGACAGGTGGTGCAGTCATCCGAGAAGAAAAGTTACTGGAGAAGTATCTGCCAAAAACAGGGAAATACCAAAATGTTGAGTACAAAATTGAGTGGTCTAGCGCCACATCAGCTCCACCAATTACCAACAAAATGTTGGCGAATCAAATTGATATCGGCAGCATGGCAGACTTTCCGGCAACGATTAACCTGACGACTTTTCAGAAAAAAGGCAATGGCGTCAAGACTGTTTTGATCTCATCTCTTGCCTACAGCCCTAATGGAGCCGGAAATGCGGTTGTTGTTCCAACCGACACACCTTACAAAAAACTAGCAGACTTGAAGGGGAAAACTATTTCAGTTCCTTTCGGTACGTCAGCGCATGGGATGTTGCTGCGGGCGCTGAAGAATGAGGGCATTGATGCACAGAAAGAAGTGACGTTAGTGAGTCAATCACCAGAAGTAGGTGGCACGAGCCTGAGAAGCCGCCAGATCGATGCTCATGCGGATTTTGTGCCCTATGGTGAGTTGTTTCCCTTTAGAGGCTTTGCTCGCAAGATTTACGATGGTGCACAAACGGAAACTCCAACATTTCATGGAGTTGTAGTGCGATCAGACTTTGCGAAGGAAAATCCCGAAATTGTGGTGGCTTATCTGAGGGCGATGCTGGAGGCGAATCAGCATTTCCGGGAACAACCAGAAGCCCTCTCTGCAAAGTTGGAGAAGTGGACAGGGATTGAGAAAGAAATTTTTTATATGTTCCTCGGTCCATCGGGTATTCAAAAGCTAGATCCGAGAATTCAACCCTACCAAATCACTGCGCTCAAAAATAGCGTGACGACGTTGAAGCAGATTGGAAAATTGGATGCCAGCGTGAATCCAGATGATGTTGCAAGTTGGACGGATGACAGTTACCTGAAACAAGCACTTAAAGAGAGCAACATTAGCGAACAAGATGTGGCTAAGTCAGCAGATAATTTGGTTCGTGGTAATGATGCACTCACTCAAGAATCTATTCAAGATCCAAAACTAGCAGCTCAGATTTGGGTAGAAGGAGAAGATAAAGTTCTCAGTTTTGCCTCAATCAAGAATATGCTGACAAAGCTGCAACAGCTCAAGTCTGAGGGCAAGACAGCGGCTGTAGCCTTCGTACACGATCGCGACAAAGGTTGGAAATTATTCGCCCAAAATTCTTTCTATGTTCGCAATGGCGATCAAGTATCTGCATTCCTACTAGAGAAAGATGCACAAGCATTTGCTAGTAAAGCTGGAGTAAAGGTTACCAGCTTTCAAGAGTTGCAACAACTTTATGCCAAAAATACGCAGTCGAAAGATTTAGCGGTTGCGCGATGA
- a CDS encoding ABC transporter permease yields the protein MAVSSKSARKTKGKKYSTLGSKFFSQRSLSKLGIVSLGLIKSRNLRRAISIILFFGIWQLLCVTQFNFFINFTFLPSPVEVWNATVEFFSGNAAVHITASIQRVLLGFGIAAILGVSLGILIGWFRQIEDLVFIPLELLRPIPAVAWIPLAILMFPNAESGMVYITFLGAFFPILISTIRGVESTDIVLLRVGQSLGAKQLHILKDIVVPGAMPNIASGLVIGMGNAWFCLVTAEILAGRFGVGYLTWESYVTSNYPPIVMGMLLIGLMGLVSTLIVDLLTKLLMPWRVMKKQSI from the coding sequence ATGGCTGTATCTTCAAAATCAGCACGAAAGACAAAAGGAAAGAAGTACAGTACGCTGGGTAGCAAATTTTTTAGCCAGCGCTCCCTGTCAAAATTAGGGATTGTAAGTCTGGGACTGATTAAAAGCCGCAATTTAAGGCGAGCGATTTCCATTATTTTATTCTTTGGAATCTGGCAGCTTTTGTGTGTCACTCAGTTCAATTTCTTCATCAATTTTACATTTTTACCCTCTCCAGTTGAAGTTTGGAATGCAACGGTTGAATTCTTTTCTGGCAATGCCGCTGTGCATATTACTGCCAGTATTCAACGAGTGTTGCTGGGATTTGGGATTGCGGCTATTCTGGGCGTTAGCTTGGGCATATTGATTGGCTGGTTTCGCCAAATTGAAGATTTGGTTTTTATTCCGTTAGAGTTACTCAGACCAATTCCCGCCGTCGCATGGATACCCCTGGCAATTCTTATGTTTCCAAATGCAGAGTCAGGCATGGTGTACATCACATTTCTGGGTGCATTCTTTCCAATTTTGATCAGCACGATTCGGGGAGTAGAAAGTACGGATATAGTGTTACTGCGGGTAGGACAGTCTTTGGGGGCTAAGCAGTTGCACATCCTTAAAGACATTGTAGTGCCAGGAGCGATGCCCAACATTGCTAGTGGTTTGGTTATTGGTATGGGAAATGCCTGGTTTTGTCTGGTAACAGCTGAAATTCTGGCAGGTCGGTTTGGGGTGGGCTATCTGACCTGGGAGTCTTATGTTACATCGAATTATCCACCGATCGTGATGGGAATGCTGCTGATTGGTTTGATGGGTTTGGTGAGCACACTGATTGTCGATCTCTTGACGAAGTTGCTCATGCCTTGGCGAGTAATGAAAAAGCAGAGCATCTAG
- a CDS encoding ABC transporter ATP-binding protein codes for MATLAEKDVSALMKGSVEVEDLSVVFKRRDQYGPLLVLESTSFKINPGEFICLLGPSGCGKSTILNLIAGFLKPTRGQVLVDGNPVEKPGADRGFVFQQYSLLPWKTTFQNVEFGLKVRGISRVERTELVNDYLNRVGLYKYRHSYPHQLSGGMQQRASIVRALVNSPSVLLMDEPFAALDAQTRHMMQELLLNIWSDLKSTVIFVTHDIEEAIFLSDRILVMGVRPGRIKETVVVNLDRPRHLDTMLSPDFVNLNRQVFELIREETLKSMELG; via the coding sequence GTGGCAACCCTAGCAGAAAAGGATGTTAGCGCCTTGATGAAAGGGTCAGTTGAGGTTGAAGATTTATCGGTTGTCTTTAAGCGACGAGACCAGTATGGACCTTTGCTGGTTTTAGAATCGACAAGCTTTAAGATTAATCCTGGTGAGTTTATCTGCTTGTTGGGACCATCGGGCTGTGGCAAGTCAACGATTCTAAACTTGATTGCTGGTTTTCTGAAGCCAACGAGGGGACAGGTATTGGTAGATGGGAACCCTGTAGAAAAACCCGGAGCCGATCGGGGATTTGTATTTCAGCAATACTCGCTCCTACCCTGGAAGACTACCTTTCAGAACGTGGAATTTGGTTTAAAAGTTCGAGGTATTTCCAGAGTAGAACGGACTGAATTGGTAAATGATTACTTAAACCGAGTTGGGCTGTATAAGTATCGTCATTCTTATCCTCATCAGCTATCAGGGGGAATGCAACAACGTGCAAGTATTGTGCGAGCGCTTGTAAATTCGCCCTCAGTATTATTGATGGATGAACCATTTGCAGCATTGGATGCCCAAACTCGGCACATGATGCAGGAATTGTTGCTGAACATTTGGAGTGATTTGAAATCCACCGTTATTTTTGTTACCCACGATATTGAAGAAGCCATCTTTTTGAGCGATCGCATTCTGGTTATGGGCGTTCGTCCGGGGCGTATCAAAGAAACAGTTGTGGTGAATCTCGATCGACCCCGCCATCTAGATACGATGCTTTCACCGGATTTTGTAAATCTCAACCGGCAAGTTTTTGAATTAATTCGCGAAGAAACTCTCAAGAGTATGGAGTTGGGTTGA
- a CDS encoding sulfotransferase family protein: MAIHLAEKPIFVIGPERSGTTLLMTMLGSHPKISVPEVAWLYPRFHPYLHTYGDLRKTENLRVLAEEMIFGLKTPFWGLDVNPRTVVDDVLSHIREKSFAGVYGAMLEWYAQHEAKPRWGEKTPYNLFFIEAILKDFPNAQFIYLIRDGRDASAEYLESAFGPTNIYCAATIWNLCQDAVKPWREKLNPTQWLDVSYETLVREPQAVLNKVCHFLTEDYSSEMLAFYKSDIAQRRAATKDHKPLGHPVSDRYIGIYKNLLSLRDQQIFAAVAGEELTALGYEVEVEPLQLTQKQKDLYTELDGRIRAATLDAPEGHIVYESYNDWLCDRREERKRRGIWEEPQPMPLFSQGQFYEELITGQRAWRKWKDYLGVKRQYVSNDVVL; encoded by the coding sequence TTGGCAATTCATTTAGCAGAGAAACCCATATTCGTAATTGGTCCAGAGCGATCGGGAACAACATTACTGATGACCATGCTCGGAAGCCATCCAAAAATTTCGGTTCCCGAAGTTGCATGGCTGTATCCCCGGTTCCATCCTTACCTCCACACTTATGGAGATTTAAGGAAGACAGAAAACCTCCGGGTTTTGGCAGAAGAAATGATTTTTGGTTTGAAGACTCCTTTTTGGGGATTAGATGTTAATCCAAGAACTGTGGTTGATGACGTTCTTTCCCATATTCGAGAAAAGAGTTTTGCTGGAGTCTATGGTGCGATGCTGGAATGGTATGCCCAGCATGAAGCGAAACCTCGTTGGGGAGAGAAGACACCCTATAACCTATTTTTCATTGAAGCGATCTTAAAAGACTTTCCCAACGCTCAATTCATCTACTTAATTCGTGATGGTAGAGATGCTAGTGCAGAATATTTGGAGTCTGCGTTTGGTCCAACCAACATTTACTGTGCAGCAACGATTTGGAACCTGTGTCAAGACGCTGTTAAACCGTGGCGCGAGAAGCTTAACCCAACTCAATGGCTAGACGTTTCCTATGAAACGCTAGTTCGTGAGCCTCAAGCTGTTCTAAACAAAGTTTGTCATTTTCTGACAGAAGATTACAGTTCGGAAATGCTGGCATTTTACAAGTCAGATATCGCCCAACGCAGAGCAGCTACCAAAGATCACAAACCACTTGGGCATCCAGTTAGCGATCGCTACATCGGTATTTATAAAAACCTCCTGAGCCTTCGCGATCAACAAATCTTTGCTGCCGTTGCTGGGGAAGAATTGACTGCTCTAGGGTATGAGGTTGAGGTCGAACCACTCCAGCTAACTCAGAAACAAAAAGATTTGTACACCGAGTTAGATGGCAGAATTCGAGCAGCAACACTGGATGCGCCGGAAGGCCACATTGTCTATGAAAGCTACAACGATTGGTTATGTGATCGCCGCGAGGAACGGAAAAGAAGGGGAATTTGGGAGGAACCTCAGCCTATGCCATTGTTCTCTCAGGGCCAGTTCTATGAAGAGCTAATTACCGGTCAGCGGGCTTGGAGAAAATGGAAGGATTATTTAGGTGTCAAACGGCAGTACGTCAGCAATGATGTTGTGCTTTGA
- a CDS encoding ABC transporter ATP-binding protein, which produces MTSKKLPGLAAFERTKNFTLQSLQQHEAEKTQGQISIRNVTIAFKRRHQKVTAVENVNLNVKPGEFVALLGASGCGKSTLLNAIAGIVKPTEGTVWIDNQQVVEPNPACGVVFQHHSLFPWMTVLQNVSFGPKMLGFKVPNLVGMQFLTLVGLEKFKNYYPSMLSGGMQQRVGIARALATQPPVLLMDEPFAALDAQTRSIMQEELLKIWTTFKTTVVFVTHDIDEAIFLSDRVCIMQSTPGSIKEEIFVDLDRPRTSEVMLTEQYIQVRKKVLSVIRQESLKSFNSQWH; this is translated from the coding sequence ATGACTTCCAAAAAACTTCCGGGCTTGGCTGCTTTTGAGCGCACCAAAAATTTCACACTTCAGTCGTTGCAGCAGCATGAAGCTGAGAAAACTCAGGGACAGATTAGCATTAGAAACGTGACCATCGCCTTCAAGCGCCGCCATCAAAAAGTCACTGCTGTTGAAAATGTCAATCTGAACGTCAAACCGGGTGAATTTGTGGCGCTTTTGGGAGCTTCTGGCTGCGGTAAATCAACTTTACTAAATGCGATCGCCGGGATTGTCAAGCCAACAGAAGGCACGGTTTGGATTGATAATCAGCAAGTTGTTGAACCTAATCCCGCTTGTGGTGTTGTCTTCCAGCATCATTCATTGTTTCCTTGGATGACAGTGCTTCAAAATGTATCTTTTGGCCCTAAAATGCTTGGTTTTAAAGTTCCTAATTTGGTGGGAATGCAGTTCCTCACATTAGTTGGGCTGGAGAAATTTAAGAACTATTATCCATCGATGCTTTCTGGCGGAATGCAACAACGGGTTGGAATTGCTAGAGCACTCGCAACGCAACCCCCCGTATTACTGATGGATGAGCCATTTGCCGCTCTAGATGCTCAAACTCGCAGCATCATGCAGGAAGAACTTTTGAAGATTTGGACAACGTTCAAAACGACGGTTGTGTTTGTCACCCATGACATTGATGAAGCCATATTCCTGTCAGACCGAGTTTGCATCATGCAATCGACTCCCGGTTCTATTAAGGAAGAAATTTTTGTCGATCTGGATCGCCCTCGCACGTCCGAAGTCATGCTAACCGAACAATACATCCAAGTGCGAAAGAAAGTTCTATCAGTGATTAGGCAGGAAAGTTTGAAATCGTTTAACAGTCAATGGCATTAA
- a CDS encoding ABC transporter permease yields MRSLIWSLKAIPQTLSTNFLWLVISLVSSLLLWGTISLFLNEPTLLPTPWEVFKGFFELIRDGQLLTDIQASLQRVFVGFLIASCIAVPLGIFLAYFYIPRQLLLPIITILRPIPPIAWIPLAILWFGIGNSSSYFITSLAAFFPIFINSFAGGRAVEHQHISAAKCLGARRLSLVTKIFMPSAMPLVWAGLKIGLGQSWMAVVTSELIAAQSGLGYMIQANRLNLETSYVLVGMVVIGILGSLMNAALGYIEKYIIPWKSEYLHG; encoded by the coding sequence ATGCGCTCTCTAATATGGTCTCTAAAAGCCATTCCTCAAACCCTGTCAACGAATTTTCTATGGTTAGTTATTAGCCTCGTTTCATCTTTACTTTTATGGGGGACTATTTCTCTATTCCTCAATGAGCCAACCTTATTACCAACACCTTGGGAAGTATTCAAAGGTTTTTTTGAGCTAATCAGAGATGGACAGTTATTAACGGATATTCAAGCTAGTTTACAGCGTGTGTTTGTCGGCTTTCTAATTGCAAGCTGTATTGCGGTTCCTTTGGGAATTTTTCTGGCCTACTTTTACATTCCCAGGCAACTTCTACTGCCAATTATCACTATCTTGAGACCCATTCCCCCGATCGCTTGGATTCCATTAGCAATTTTGTGGTTTGGCATTGGTAATTCATCGAGCTACTTCATCACTTCACTTGCAGCATTTTTTCCCATTTTTATCAACTCGTTTGCAGGAGGAAGAGCAGTTGAACATCAACACATTAGTGCAGCAAAATGTCTTGGAGCCAGAAGACTTTCATTAGTGACTAAAATTTTTATGCCGTCTGCAATGCCGTTAGTTTGGGCGGGATTAAAGATTGGCTTAGGGCAGTCTTGGATGGCAGTCGTGACATCTGAATTAATTGCGGCTCAATCGGGTTTAGGTTACATGATTCAGGCAAATCGGCTCAATCTTGAAACCAGTTATGTGCTAGTGGGTATGGTGGTCATTGGCATTTTGGGATCGTTGATGAATGCAGCATTAGGGTATATCGAAAAGTACATCATTCCCTGGAAGTCGGAATACCTACATGGATAG
- a CDS encoding pyridoxamine 5'-phosphate oxidase family protein, giving the protein MDSTIITSLADLREIYGYPSERVRRKCLNYLDVHCRNLIAAAPFLVIGSSHHCGAADVSPRGDFPGFVRVLDNKTLLIPDRPGNNRIDTLSNIIENPNVALLFLIPGMNETLRVNGIAKITQDPSLLLPSVMHDKIPKTAILVTVTEAFLHCAKALIRSRLWDSTAQIERSQFPSAGQIQAEQIGGLDVAAVEAEIEELNRSRLY; this is encoded by the coding sequence ATGGATAGCACAATCATTACATCTCTGGCGGATCTACGGGAGATTTATGGTTATCCCTCTGAGCGAGTTCGGCGAAAATGTCTCAACTATCTTGACGTTCATTGTCGTAACTTGATTGCTGCTGCACCATTTTTGGTGATTGGTTCCTCTCATCATTGTGGGGCAGCAGATGTCTCACCGCGTGGAGATTTTCCTGGCTTTGTGCGAGTGCTGGATAACAAGACGTTATTGATTCCTGACCGACCCGGTAACAATCGCATCGATACCCTGTCAAACATTATTGAAAATCCAAACGTGGCACTGCTGTTCTTGATTCCAGGAATGAATGAAACTTTACGAGTTAATGGCATAGCAAAAATTACACAAGACCCAAGCTTGTTACTGCCCAGTGTCATGCATGACAAAATTCCCAAAACTGCAATTTTAGTTACGGTTACTGAAGCGTTTCTTCACTGTGCTAAAGCATTGATTCGGTCAAGGTTATGGGATTCTACCGCTCAGATTGAGCGATCGCAGTTTCCCAGCGCTGGACAAATTCAAGCTGAACAAATTGGAGGACTCGATGTTGCTGCTGTAGAAGCAGAAATTGAAGAGTTAAACCGAAGTCGGCTCTATTGA
- a CDS encoding ABC transporter substrate-binding protein, with protein MAISRRSLVKGITYTLVLPSISCMFFACAGTQSANRSNSNNETNADSTVVTANKAEGEIVPIRIAYPAGMNGQIAKVMEKAKIAEKKGLEAKYTFFQNGPPMMEAFTSGEVDAVITSPMPVINFMSRNPGKAFVVASLGNSSYSLMVPKDSSIKQVKDLQGKTIALSFGSDSHLDFLKLLKESNLNPKSDVKLVNTQPNELQLAFERKFADAIIIRQPQVLKLQKKLDAQIIHTWPHRYISVMRADYLEKYPQAKKKYLEALQEAILFTATNKEQASIWFSEQIRLDPETIRQVSKDDPNYTVTKLENVSVEVTPAIKQILEDWAKFSYETGIIKKEVAWNWK; from the coding sequence ATGGCTATTTCTCGTCGATCGCTGGTTAAAGGAATCACCTACACGCTGGTTCTACCCTCTATTTCTTGTATGTTTTTTGCTTGTGCCGGAACGCAGTCGGCAAATCGCTCTAACAGCAATAATGAAACAAATGCTGATAGCACAGTAGTCACAGCCAATAAAGCAGAAGGTGAAATCGTTCCAATTCGGATTGCCTATCCTGCTGGGATGAATGGACAAATTGCTAAGGTCATGGAGAAGGCTAAAATTGCCGAAAAGAAAGGTTTGGAGGCGAAATACACTTTCTTCCAGAATGGCCCCCCGATGATGGAAGCATTTACATCAGGTGAGGTTGATGCGGTGATCACCAGCCCAATGCCAGTCATTAACTTTATGTCCCGCAATCCTGGCAAAGCATTTGTAGTAGCCAGTTTGGGAAATTCCAGTTACTCTTTAATGGTGCCAAAAGATAGCAGCATCAAGCAGGTCAAAGATTTGCAGGGAAAAACGATTGCCCTCTCGTTTGGTTCTGACTCTCATCTTGACTTTCTGAAGCTCTTGAAAGAATCTAATTTGAATCCAAAATCGGACGTGAAGCTGGTGAACACGCAACCTAATGAACTACAGCTAGCGTTTGAGCGAAAATTTGCAGATGCAATTATCATCCGACAGCCTCAAGTATTGAAGCTGCAAAAAAAGTTGGATGCTCAGATTATTCACACCTGGCCGCACCGCTATATTTCCGTCATGCGTGCTGATTATCTGGAAAAATATCCCCAAGCTAAAAAGAAGTACCTTGAAGCATTGCAAGAAGCAATTTTGTTCACAGCAACTAACAAAGAACAAGCAAGCATCTGGTTCTCAGAACAAATTCGCCTCGATCCAGAAACTATTCGTCAAGTCTCAAAAGATGATCCGAATTACACAGTGACAAAACTGGAGAATGTCTCCGTAGAAGTCACACCAGCTATTAAACAAATTTTGGAAGATTGGGCTAAGTTTAGCTACGAGACTGGCATTATCAAGAAGGAAGTTGCTTGGAATTGGAAATGA
- a CDS encoding LysR substrate-binding domain-containing protein translates to MEVYQVKVFLEVARHLSFTEAADALNLTQPAVSAKIKSLETELGTPLFYRLGRKIQLTEVGQFLLEEGTRLIDVENQLFAKVEEIKKGKFGNLKIGCTAAIANGWLPDILFQYRQQYPGIQAQCVVFDSAEFLYRAITSSQIDLGISDISFAEFSEISATPIAPIHYSLVVAANHPVANQSWLSLKELQKERWVMLNTGSPSRLVFESRITELGISLEEFSQVETVDTLSLMRTYMMQGHYLGFASNFEFKSECQLGMLVAIPLQEFALSGNVFLLLPKRLSESVSTHSSSQNRRSCNSNPIQKFIALVENSQEQQQASVYPQSTPVRLRSPSLIIRSNPLQRPETIDLAIGIQNSTIPMVTAGLVIQRLGLLEHFLPREGRYSSTQYRIHWCDFLTGAPIIQGLHSGQLDIGVLGDYPLLLSALQQNNAVSETRQTRLVSFISTNPDGSCNAVIVPNKSKLQSIEDLRGGVIAVPFSSSAHGMVMRSLNSVNLLNEVRLASLENSNITQPFGYPIQADGYAHFAPFHDIAYRQGKFRYLQSDKLNVLPAFHGVVVSAELAEQYPEVVIAYLKALSAAQYWYTITPSALSLISQWTTLDAEIVSQILSSVYHQNQSGRFFCEMKIRPDWIAQHIAELRLVPGNEGLETINLDRWIQTEFLHQVQT, encoded by the coding sequence GTGGAGGTTTATCAAGTTAAAGTATTCCTGGAGGTTGCTAGGCATCTCAGCTTTACCGAAGCCGCTGATGCTCTAAATCTGACTCAGCCTGCGGTCAGCGCCAAAATAAAATCCCTGGAAACTGAACTAGGAACCCCCCTTTTTTATCGGTTGGGGCGTAAGATTCAGCTAACAGAGGTAGGACAGTTTTTATTGGAGGAAGGGACAAGACTGATTGATGTTGAAAATCAATTGTTTGCCAAAGTCGAAGAAATCAAAAAAGGCAAATTTGGCAATCTCAAAATCGGCTGTACAGCCGCGATCGCCAATGGATGGCTACCTGACATTCTTTTCCAGTACCGTCAGCAGTATCCTGGGATTCAGGCTCAGTGTGTCGTATTTGATTCGGCTGAATTTCTCTATCGAGCCATTACCAGCAGTCAGATTGACTTAGGAATCTCAGATATTAGTTTTGCAGAATTTTCTGAAATTTCAGCAACCCCAATTGCTCCAATTCACTATTCTTTAGTCGTTGCGGCGAATCATCCTGTAGCGAATCAAAGCTGGTTGAGTTTGAAGGAGTTGCAAAAAGAGCGATGGGTGATGCTAAATACTGGCTCTCCTAGTCGTTTAGTCTTTGAATCTCGGATAACTGAATTAGGGATAAGCCTTGAGGAGTTTTCTCAAGTTGAAACCGTTGATACTCTGAGTTTGATGCGAACCTATATGATGCAGGGGCATTATTTAGGATTTGCTTCTAACTTTGAATTTAAATCTGAATGTCAGTTGGGAATGCTTGTTGCAATTCCCCTCCAAGAATTCGCCTTATCTGGTAATGTTTTTCTCTTGTTACCCAAACGATTAAGCGAATCTGTGAGCACACACTCATCATCGCAAAATCGGCGATCGTGCAACTCAAACCCGATTCAAAAGTTCATTGCTCTCGTTGAGAACAGTCAAGAGCAACAGCAAGCCTCAGTTTACCCTCAATCAACCCCAGTGCGTTTGCGATCGCCTAGCCTAATTATCCGTTCCAACCCCCTACAACGTCCTGAGACAATCGATTTAGCGATCGGTATTCAAAACAGCACGATTCCAATGGTAACGGCAGGCTTAGTGATTCAGCGCTTAGGCTTACTGGAACACTTCTTACCCAGAGAAGGGCGATACAGTTCCACCCAGTATCGCATCCACTGGTGCGATTTTTTAACAGGAGCACCGATTATTCAAGGCTTACACTCCGGACAATTAGATATTGGCGTTTTAGGGGATTATCCCTTGTTACTGAGTGCATTACAGCAAAATAATGCTGTTAGTGAAACTCGACAAACGCGCCTCGTTAGTTTTATTTCGACGAATCCCGATGGTTCCTGTAATGCTGTGATTGTACCAAATAAGTCCAAACTGCAAAGCATTGAAGACTTGCGAGGAGGTGTAATTGCGGTTCCCTTCAGTTCTTCTGCACATGGGATGGTGATGCGATCGCTTAATTCTGTAAACTTACTTAACGAGGTTAGGCTTGCTTCCCTAGAGAACTCTAACATTACTCAGCCCTTTGGTTATCCAATTCAGGCAGATGGATACGCTCACTTTGCTCCCTTTCACGATATTGCTTATCGTCAAGGGAAGTTTCGTTATTTGCAAAGTGACAAATTGAATGTGTTGCCTGCTTTTCATGGTGTGGTAGTGAGTGCAGAGTTAGCAGAACAGTATCCAGAAGTTGTAATAGCTTACCTGAAAGCCTTAAGCGCCGCTCAATATTGGTACACTATTACGCCCTCTGCTCTCTCTTTGATCAGCCAGTGGACAACTCTGGATGCTGAAATCGTCTCCCAAATTCTCAGCAGTGTTTATCACCAGAATCAGTCAGGGCGCTTTTTCTGCGAGATGAAGATTCGTCCGGACTGGATTGCCCAACATATTGCTGAACTCCGTCTGGTTCCCGGAAATGAAGGACTAGAGACAATTAACCTTGATCGCTGGATTCAAACTGAATTTCTCCATCAAGTACAAACTTGA